The following nucleotide sequence is from Apium graveolens cultivar Ventura chromosome 4, ASM990537v1, whole genome shotgun sequence.
CCTTCTGATTATGTGATTAGGCTCTCTCTTTGACCCATACTAGAAATCAATCTGGCTATCTGCgtccccctaggcccatactaGAAGGTCCACCTGCCTTTTTCTTGAGCCTATATTGGTTAGCCCATTGACTTTTCCTAGGTTTATCTGGAAACTCAACTGAGATTGTTCTAGATCTTTACAACCTgactttgataccaattgttgggctTGCTAAGAAGATCTAACTCCACCATAATATGATATTGCCCGCTTTGGGCCGAGACAAACCCACACAGATTTATTTTTTGGGTCACTCTCAAAAGATCTCATATTAATGGAGTTAACTGACTGCTTATATGCTAACAATCTGTCACTCCTACAAACGATGTGGGATAACTCATGACAAATGAAAATGACGAATTCAATATGTTACATTTAATACCTAACCGCTAATtgcaaattattatcatattaaTCAGAAAAATTTAAACACTGGTCACCGATGTTATTAAACAAAATATGACTAGGTATATGTCCGCCATCAGCATGGGATTTACCGTAAactataatataaaaattatgcGGACAATAGATAGTATCATAAGGAGAAAAAGATAAGAGTAACTTATTAAGCGAAAGATGGTGCCAAATTTATATTAAGCAAAAGATAAAGCGCAAATGGtcaattttatatatttatataattttttgacAAGTAGAGTATTTTATATCTAAAGAGACAAAACAATAGAAATTTGGTTCGAATTTATAAATACTCATTTAGATTCGGTCCAGATTCGAATTAAAACTTTTATACAGTGCTTATATTTGACTCGAATTTGAATATAATATTCGTATTGATTTGGTTTAACTCGATTAAATAACGAATTACTCGTTTTTAAATATTTGTATTCGAAATCATCTATATAAATCCTAAAAAAAAAATACCCGAATATTTAATTACAAAACTAAAATGTAGCCCGTAAgagttggctcagttggttaaagaggggataactatacTCTTGATTACAAGTTTGAATCCTACaagaggagaatttatgattatgcctcccgAGTTAGAGCATGTcacttaaatgcggtttaccttagTTCACGtaatttgcaggctattgcgtgagcccatATGATTTACCAAGTGTGCACCCGAAGAAAAGCGGCCgcgggttatctacgataaaaaaacactaaaatataatcatttttaaatattatatatatagagtGACAATTCATTGAGGGCTTTCTTAGATAGAGGGTCCATGTAGAACTATtgtttaaaatatataaatatatattttattttatttttcatcatatataattacaaattttatttaccaaATGAAAAAATAAAGTtgcacaatttttttatttaaaaaatcattgaaattTGATGAAATAGTTTAAAGTGATTATATAGTAGAATCACAGTTATCCAAAATTATTATACAATAGGATCAAATTTAAAACcaattatttttttgaaatttcagttgttaaatattttattatatttaaatataagtATTAATCTACATTAATAACGAATTTGATGAAATTTTATAATAGAATTAAAGATTCTCTGCGATTTTATATATAATTAGAATGTTCTATATTGAAAAAATGCCTATATATACACACTGGTATCATCTTATTTACGAAATATTACTATTTATTTATGATACATATAAATATTTGAGAATAAATATTTGTGTATCATTTTTTAAACGAAATCACCCGATCCAGAGTGATGAACATGGTCTTAAACCACACTGAAATTAAAGTTTGTGTGAGAGAGGTGAATTCCTTGCTCTTTGAACGCATCCGAAATCATATTATAGTCATTTCAATTAAGGCGGCTTCATCAattcaataattaaataaatttaaggCGGCTTTAGAACCGGTACTCTAGATCATGAATCagtattatatttatttatttatttattatatattatcaAGTTGTTTGGTGGGGTGGGGACACAGAAGCCGAAAAAAGTCAATTTTAACAGAAAATGACCGATTTAACATAATTTAAAATGCTCGTGTTACGATATAAATAGAGAGGTTGCGGATAATTATTTCAAATACAAACTAAGTAACTAACAATCATCTACTACTTGTTTAAACATTCATATCATACCATTGTTATCAGACAGAGAGTTTAATACTTGAAAGATTTGGAAAAATGAAGGCATGGGTTAATGAAGAATATGGTGCATCAGGAAGTGTGTTGAAATTTGAAACAGAGTACAATGTACCTGAGATCAATGATGATCAGGTTCTTGTTAAGGTTGAAGCTGCTGCTCTTAATCCCGTTGATTATAAGCGTATGCTCGGCTTCTTTAAGGGCATCGACTCCGCTTTACCTGTAAGTATTTTATGTTTTCCATGTATCTTGACTGTCATTCTTTTGATGTATATTACGAGTACTTTCTAAGACTTTTGTTCTTGCAATGGTTGCAGCATGTTCCGGGATATGATGTAGCTGGAGTTGTGGTTAAAGTTGGGAGCAAAGTTAAGAAGCTCAAGGAAGGAGATGAAGTCTACGGTAATGTTAACGAGACACCTCTGAAGAATTGTAAACGATCGGGAACATTGGCAGAGTTCACTGCAGTGGAGGAGAATCTTGTGGCTATTAAACCCAAGAATTTGAGCTTTGCTGAAGCTGCTAGCCTTCCCCTCGCTCTTTTGACCGCTTATCAAGGTTTCGAACTTGCTGAATTCACTCCTGGCAAATCTGTCCTTATCTTGGGCGGTGCTGGTGGGGTTGGCTCCCTAGCAATTCAGGTTTATACATATTATTAGTGTTTTTTCACACGCGACGGTTTAAATTTCTTCTCACTTTCATTTGTCTCgttttagtttttttttgttttgacaTGTTAATTATTTTGTGTTGATGCAGCTAGCAAAACATGTTTTTGGTGCTTCAAAAATTGTTACTACTTGTAGCGCTGGAAAGATCGAGCTTGTGATGAGTTTGGGTGCTGATGTCACAATTGACTACACAAAGGAACAATTCGAGGAACTGCCAGAGAAATATGATATGGTATTTGACACAGTTGGTGCCTGCGACAAGGCAGTGAAGGTGATGAAAGAAGATGGAAAAGTAGTATCAATCTGGGGCAAAGTGACTGCACCAGGTGTGTCGTTTCTAGTAACTTCCAAAGGATCAGATCTGGAGAAACTGAACCCATACTTGGAGAGTGGGAAGGTGACGGCTTTGCTAGACCCTAAATCACCATTCCCATTCTCTCAGACCGTGGAAGCATTCGCACATCTTGAAACTGGCAGAGCTATTGGCAAAGTTGTCATTTATCCTATTGCCTGAACGCTCAACACGGATCATCAACTCATACTGCTACTAGTCCATTTGCATTTGGTTTCCTTTGTGTTCTACAAATGAATTGGGAACAGATTTTTTTTTGAACTCTCgatttttatttggtttgttatgtCAAATTATTCCTCTTGTAATCAACTTTGACATCAAATAAAAAGTTTATTTCACAATATTTCATCTATATTTCACAATATTCCTTTGTATTTTGCATTCGCTTTTTATGTTTACTTTACTGTCATTGTTTGGATATCTACATTCTAGCATTGTTGTACATGTAATAATTCCAGCATGTTCCACGGGATATGACATGGCTGAAGCTGTGGTTAATGTTGGAAGCAAATAAAAGAGCTAAAGGGAAATTGAATTCTTTGGTAACATTGAAGAAACATCTCTGCTGAATTGAAAAAGATAGCATTGGCTGAGTTCACTGCAGTGGAAGAGAATTTTGTGGCTCTCAAGCCTAAGAACGTAACCTTTGCTACAGCGGCTAGGCTTTATTCCAAAAAAAAAGATTATAGCAGCTAGGCTTCCCTTTCTCTTCCGACTGCTTATCAAGGTTTcatactcactaaattaaatcCTAGTAAATCTGTCCTTGTCTTGGATGGCGCTGGTGGCGTTGGCTCAGTAGCTAGGGCGGTCAATGGATCGGATATCTGGTCCGGTCCGATCCGATCTAGATATCCGATCCGAATGCTAACGGAGCGGATATGgatcattaaaaataaaatccAATTCGGAAAAAATCCGATTCAACAAGTCTAGGATATGGATTTGATATGACCCGATCCAAAAAAAATCCGATCCGGATATTTATATAAatgtaatataatataatatataatatatatactaaatatttaaaatataaaattaaaggAAGTGAGTAGAGTTGGACTGGAACTAAATTTATGTGTAACAAACCACACTGTCTCTCGGTCTTGTTTTCTATGTTGTAAGTAAATCACGGGGCTCAACTCTCAGGACCTCACGCTTAAACTTTTGATCTTCCATATGTAATTCTGCATAACCGACATTACATTCTTGTATCCCaatttgtttttgatttattttttatagCTCTGCCTGTAGTTCCACTATCTCATGTTTATTTAAAGGCAGTTAAAATAGTTTtcaattttgtaaaatataattaactTTTTTCTAAATATAAATGGACCGGAGCTCTGATCCGAAATCCGGTAATCCTAACGGATCCGGATATGAATCATGCTATAAAAAATCCGGTTGCGATCCGATCCGGATCCGAATCCGGTAAATATAAACGGATCAGGATATGGATCATTCCTGATCCGATCCATATCCGATCCATTGACAGCCCTATCAGTAGCTATTTAGGTGATATTATTTGCGCATTAGCTTCCAGTCATATACAACTGTTCATGATTCTTTGCACTTTCATTTTTCTCGTTTTAGTTTATAATTTatcttaaaatattaaatatcCTGTGTTGCTGCAGCTAGGAATACATTTTTGTTTTTGGTTTTTTTTTTGTGACTAGTTGTGCTGGAAAGGTTGAGTTTGTGCGAGTTTAGGTGATGTACATGCTGACATCGCAATTTAATAGGTGAAGGAACAATTGGGGGAGTTGCTTGAGAAATATGATATGGTGTTTAGTACAGTTGGTGCATGCCAAGGCAGTGAAAACAATCAAAGAAGATGGCAAAGTAGTACGGGAGATCACCCTTAAAAAGTAGTATTCCTTTGGAGTAAGGCGTTTCTGGTTGATAGTGATTTGCAAAAGATCAGAACCGGAGAAACTGAATTTGTACTTGGAGAGTGAAAAGGTGAGCCCTATGTTAGACCCTAGACCCTAGACCCTAGACCCTAGACCCTGAATCTCAAATACCTGAAGCATTTGCACATCTTGAAACCGGCAGAGCTATACTTTCAATGCGTCATATATCTCATTGTCTATATACTCATTTTGATCAACTCAAAATGCCTCAAATCCATTTACATTTCATTTTTTCTAGTGTTGTCATGCCAGGAAATGAATTTGGAACCTTTTTTTTACTCTCGCATTTTTATTTTGTCTATAATGTCAAATTTTGTTATTCTTCTTGAAATTAATCTTGACATCAAATATATAGAAGTTCATTCCACAATTTTTGTTTCATCTACTTGAAAACGGTTGCGGTTGCGGATGTATATAGTGTCTAAACATTAGTATCTGTAAGGTGTTTATGGGAAATGACTTTTTAGTTATTATACTAACAAAACCTATGTGGCTTGCACGTTAATCTTTATAATCTGTGTTTGCTTTAGATAATAGGTTCATGTAAGACTCGTGGTCTTGTTGGCTAAACTTTTTTTTTGATTGAAATATTGAACAAATTATTGATAGCTAGCAACTATTATATGATTGTTAACCAAAAATGATTTGTAGATAAATGCTGCAGTGGACAATTATTTAAATTCAATTTTAGGTTGTTTAACATTATTTTGTAATGTTAGAAATGACACTTAAATAAGTATGCATCCACAATACACTTTAAGTAAAAGATTGTAGTAAGAATTTTGAGTTTGTAAATGAGTTGAGACGCAAATCATTATAAACCCACCACTTTAACCTCACAGAAACGGTTCAAGTCATAAGATAGCTAGGCCATCTAGGTTCTCTGATTGAGCACTTTGAGTTCAATCAAGGCGGCTTTATAAAACGTTACTCTAAATAAAGAATCACATGTTGTAGTACTCTTTTATAATTAAGAAGTTGTTTGGTATGGTGTGATGGGAACATAGCAGCCAAGAAAAGTCAATTTTTTTATGATAATATTAAATTTAGTATAGTAGGGTATATTTCTTTGAATTATGAAATACTCTAGAAAAGAAAAGAGACCTCAAATCACGACTATGTAGGTGGTCAACACCACGTGATGCATAAGTTAACATAAATCGAAATTGAACGCTATGTTGCACTATAAATACAAGGGGTTGCTGAGGATTGTTTCAGATACAAACTAACAATCATCTATGTTTGTTTAAACATATTCATAACATTGTTAGTACAGAGAGATTGATACTTCCAACATTTCGAAAATGAAAGCTTGGGTTAATGAAGAATATGGTGCCTCAGGAAATGTGTTGAAATTAGAATCAGAGTACAATGTACCTGAGATCAATGATGATCAGGTTCTTGTTAAGGTTGAAGCTGCTGCTCTTAATCCTGTTGATTATAAGCGTATGCTCGGTTTCTTTAAAGGCATCGACTCCGCTTTACCTGTAAGTATTTTCTGTTTTCCTTGTATATTTGGTGTAATTCTTTTGATGTATATTACGAGTACTTTCTAAGACTTTTGTTCTTGCAATGGTTGCAGCATGTTCCAGGATATGATGTAGCTGGAGTTGTGGTTAAAGTTGGGAGCAAAGTTAAGAAGCTCAAGGAAGGAGATGAAGTCTATGGTAATGTTAACGAGACACCTCTAAAGAATTGTAAACGATCAGGAACATTGGCAGAGTTCACTGCAGTGGAGGAGAATCTTGTGGCTATTAAACCCAAGAATTTGAGCTTTGCTGAAGCAGCTAGCCTTCCCCTCGCTCTTTTGACTGCTTATCAAGGTTTTGAACTCGTGGAATTCACTCCCGGCAAATCTGTCCTCATCCTGGGTGGTGCTGGTGGTGTTGGCTCCCTAGCAATCCAGGTACATACATATTATTAGCTTTTTTTCAAAGGCGACTGCTCAAGTTTCTTCTCACTTTCATTTGTCTTGTTTTAGTGTTCTATTTTATTAATCTAGAAAAGTTAATTATTTTGTGTTGATGCAGCTAGCAAAACATGTTTTTGGTGCTTCAAAAATTGTAACTACTTGTAGCGCTGGAAAGATCGAGCTTATGATGAGTTTAGGTGCTGATGTCACAATTGACTACACAAAGGAACAATTCGAGGAGTTGCCTGAGAAATACGACATGGTATTTGATACAGTTGGTGCATGCGACAAAGCAGTGAAGGCGATCAAAGAAAATGGGAAAGTAGTATCGATCTGGGGCAAAGTGACTGCACCTGGTGTCTCCTTTCTAGTAACTTCCAAAGCATCAGATCTGGAGAAACTGAACCCATATTTGGAGAGTGGAAAGGTGACGGCTCTGTTAGACCCTAAATCACCATTCCCATTCTCCCAGACCGTGGAAGCATTTGCACATCTTGAAACTGGTAGAGCTATTGGCAAAGTTGTCATTTATCCTATTGCCTAAACACTCAACAGTGATCATCAACTTATACAGCTTGTTTACCATCGACAATTTTTTTGGTTTGTGTTGTGCAATAAATTAACTGGGAACAGATCTTTCTTTTTCGAACTCTcaatttttatttggtttgtagTGTAAGATATTTGTTCTTGTAATCAACTTTGACATGGAATAAAAGAATTTATTTCGGAATATTTCTTTTGTTTCAAATAAGAGCATCTCCTAGTACCATTAGTTATAATTGATTAGCTAAATTGGACATATTAAATTTCTTTTTACAGATTTTTTATATAAAGGTTCAACAAATATAGCCAACTTATAAATAAGGGGAATGTACCATCGGAGATGGATTTTTTTACATAatctctatattttttatttatattatgtattAATGATTTTTAGTTAAGAGTACTATATGATTGGAAATGCTCTAAAAAAGGAATTCCTTCCACAATATTTCATTAGTCTCTCCTCTAGTCTTTAAGGTTCACCAGCATGAAAAACTTTTAAACATTTAGTCAATGCTTGAACATTCTAAAACCTTCTTCTGCTGTTACTCCGGTTAAATAAACTAACAGAATGTTGACGTGAATGCTGATATGACATACCTAAAATAGACCTTAAAAGCTAAATTATCACTCAAATATTTGTCAACTTATACACAAAATTTCTCTGTCAATAAGAGACTATGTTTCAAAAAGTATTCCATGCTCCCGAATACAAAGTTTTGTGCCCCTAAATCTTTATTTTTCATGGTGCCCCGACTCGGTAGCATCACGGCTTGTGTTCAGAGCCACATCTGCCGACTGGACCCAATTTTAACGCATTTTCCTCCATGGTTTATTAGCCCAATAGTTTTTTCTATAAAAgataaattcttttaaaattgggtaaaaaaatttaaatagCAAGAATAATTAATTTTGTTCTTCCATGGTTCATTAGCGTAATAGTTTGGAACAGAGTACGGACCGGTGTTCCTGATTCTGCTTTACATgcaattattttatattttgtaCAGTCACTTTTTGGATATCTACATTCTAGCACTTTTGTACTTGTAATATAGCTTGAGTTATGGTTAATGTTGGAACCAAAAAAAAAAAAGCTAAAGGAAGAAAGTGAAGTCTATGGTAACATTGAAGAAACACCTCTGCAGGATTGAAATAGATAACATTGGTTGAGTTTAGTGCGGTTGAGGAGAATCTTGTGATCCATTTAGATTTTATTTACATTTTCTATTTGTTTTGCCATGAATGAACTTGGAGCAGACCCTTTTCTTCCCGTCCCTccatttttaattttatatgtaaTGTCAAATATTCTTGTAATCAAAATTGACATAAAATAGAAACTTCTGAAGTATATTCTTACATAATAAGAGCGTCAGAGTAAAGATCAAAATTATACGTGTAAATATTGTGTTAGAAGAGTCACAGTGCACTGGCACACTAAATGCTTGCCTCGAGTTTTAACTCCAAACATCAAGAATGTTGACTATTCTTAGCAATTCCCAAAATACCAGTATACCATACGACTGACGCATAAATGTTGGAAAAGCCACTCGTAGTTAACAGCTTCAAACACAGTACTGGGTCAAAGTTGTAAGAAAAGAAGCCGCAAGACGAAGTTGGAAACTGCATAAGCAACTTCAAGAAATTTTTACTTCGTACTTCAGTGATTTCGATCACAGCTTCTTCAAGGAGGCTCTCAAGTGTGGCTGAAGACTTACAGCTCCAGTAGCCATTTCAACTTCATAGGTAAGTTCTCCATCAACCAGCTTAAAAGTCCGAGTAATCTCTTTCACCTGTTTGTAGCATTACAGACGTGAATCTTTTTTGGCTTCATTTTTACAAGAATGTCaacaattatatttttatacAGATCTGTGCTGTCAATGTACACATCGCAACTATAGAAACAGAGCCACTTTAACCTTAACACGAAATAACACTTATAGAGAAAGGTACATCAATCTAAGAGTGAGAATTTGAACATTAAGGAGCACACAAGAACACTGTCCAAAGAGATATCAAAGAATTTGCATGGAAGATGGAGATGAGATAGTGCACTAGTTTACTTTTCAAGGATCAATGAAGTAAATAACCTTATCATAAAACTTGTAACTTAACAAATTCAAAAGAAGATCCGTGAAAAGAAGTAAAATACATCAGCAGTGACTTTCCAGTCACTAGCAATGAGGAGTACTTTCTCAACAGGTTTTCCTCTCTAGTATCAGAGCATATAATATTCAAGTGCTATGTATGTAAAAAAAGTGGCAAGTTTATAAAGCCTCTTAAACATGGGGAAAAAAGTAAGCGTCCACCAATTCATTATATGAACATGGAATTTGTGAAACTTCACTGAATTTAATACCAGAACCATAGCCAGTCCATAACTCCAAGTTTAaactttaaaatttaaattagCACTAGAACAAAGAAGAATATGCATTTGTATGCAATGGCAGACTTGGGGCCAGTAAGTCCCATATCCCCCACTTTATTTTTAAAAGTCAGTGATagaaaattttaatattttactgTATTTATCATTTTATCTTATGTTATAAGAAAATTTATGCATAGAATTCAATTAAGTTCAAATTCTTGCTAAAATTAAAAATTTCTTTGTTACACTTGCATCTTATCTTATCTTACATGGTTTAAATATTTGCCTATGCATAAATTTAACTTCCAATTTCGCTAATATATATTTCTACTCCTATATTACACATAATCTAGGAAGCAAGGACACGGGAGCGGGAGTGCATAGGCAAATGCACATGCACTCCCGCTCCCGTGTCCTTGCTTAGTGTGGGGATACAGGAACTCGACAAATATAATAATATGGGAATAGGGCGGGGGACAAGGGAATAATGAACGAAAAATTCACAAGTATTTCATGTTGAACATAATAAAACCTACTAACAAAACCAAAAATTGCATAAAAAATGAATCAATTGCatcatttattaatttaaaacACAAAAATACAAGCACTTTTTTTAGTTTATGCAAAAATGAATACGATAATCAATACTTTTGCAGTAAATAATAAACATGGATACTCAATTTCCTAAATGTAGTTTGCTAAAATAGATTTTTAACTACAATTTATGAAGATAAAATTTCAGATTAGTATCGTGGAAGAATTCGCATGTCCAATACGGGAATATGTGTGTCCGAATATCCGGCAAGGGAAGTAGGAGTCGGTACAGGACCCAAGTGTGGCTGCTTCTTTGGgcataattaaattaaatttcttaTAAGTACCTTAGAAGCATTGCCCACCAATTCACTGCGAAGCTTAACCACTTTATCATCTGCATTTGATGTTCCTTTCTGGATTTAATAGTAAAACCAATTAACATTagaaacaaaattaaaataaataaataaaacatagAAGAAACAGGGGTTACCAAGACTTCAACAAGACCAGTACTCTGAGCAATGACAACTTCAATGGAGCCATCAGGTTTAGGCCTCCAATAGCCACTCTCAGCGTGCATCGGCTCGCCGGAGTTTGATTTCCATGTTTTTTGAGTGTAAATAATAACAGGCTTGTTACCAGGGTGAGAGAAATGAAGCTCTTCAGTGTATTGAAAAGAAGAGATGGTTGGAAATCCACCTTGGCCTTGGCCTCTCCAGGTTCCTAACAAGTATGCTAATGGCTCCACTGCTGGATGTATtgctcctcctcctcctcctgcTTTAATCATCCTTCCCTTCTTCACCACAggaccttgaccttgaccttgaccttgCTTGTATCTATAGATTAGATTTATCGCCCTCCTTGTAGTTTCCCCATCTTCGGTTTCTGGATATTCTTATGTAAGCTTACAACCTCTGTGCATTGACTTTTTTTCCCCacaaatttagcctatttttacataaaattaacaaaaattataaatttttgaaaaattaaccAACTTTAACTGACGGGATATCCAATTATCACTGTCACTTTATATGAGATACCCAACTTTCGAATATCCATATGTGAAATATCCAAATTACCagtggagtatcttatacaaattgggatacccaactgacagAGCAGTAATCAATCGACTAAAATTGGCCACTTTTTTCAGAATGactattttagttaatttttttcaaaaattggctatttttgtcattttttccgATAAGTAagcatatttatttttattaaaattttattattaaatataataatattaatatattaacaCTCTTTTATTAAATATTACAATATTAATAGATTAATCGACACTCCtgtttaattagtcaattaactATCGTCCCATTATCCCCTCGAGCGCACACTCTTTTCTTTTATTAGGCGAAAAAATCACGTTTCGCGCGGTTCAAAAAATatgtttataaaatttaaaaagtacatgatttttataattttaagaAAATTAATATGCAATTacaagaaaaatcttgtaaaaaaaaataaaaatcctcACTTAAATACTTACATTTTTAATTGCactttttttaatcttttatggAGGGCGACATTTGTATTAATAACTCCAATCTCAACCCGGAGTCTTCTCTCCTTCTATCCAGACACCCAGACACATCTTTCACTTTAAGTAAGGAAGAGGGAACAAGTAGTTAAGCGATATGTAGGGCTCTTGCAAAACAAAATCGGAGGGGGATGTCGTTTCCGCGGCACCTTCGATGTGAAAATGAGATAGGGTTTTGGAGAAAAAGGTAAGATGGAAATTACACAGGTAAGAGTGGTGTGTGTATGGGTGGGGGTTCCTTGAATTACTTAGAAGCAAAATTTTGggttttttttaatttattgCCCCTAATGCCAGGGTCTTGTCAATATTAGATGTCGGGATTGAGTTGGTTAGTCCTTTTAATTTGTATTTATGGTGGGGTTCCTTCAACTACTTAGAAgattttttttgggttttttttgATTTGTTGCCCCTAACTCCGGGGTCTTATGAATATGAGATGTCgaggttgacttggttagtcctTTTGATTTGTATACAAGGTGGAGTTCCTTGACCTACTTAGAAGAAAAATTTTGGGTTTTCATTTGATTTGTTGCACCTTAACTCCGGGGTCTTATGAATATGAGATGTCGGGGTTGACTTGATTAgtctttttaatttaaaatcaaagttTTGGGGATAAAGATGGATGGATAAAGATGAGATGTCCTTGATTTGACCGGACTCTGAAAATTTATGGGAGAAAATTCGGGTTGTCATAAATCTGTTGGGATTCCAAAATATTTCcccaaacatatatatatatatatatttatgtatatatattctTGCGTGTAGAAGCGTTAGAAATATATTTTCCCCCCATTTTCTCTCAAAAGTCGTGCGCAAGAAATGATGACCCTTCTGTAATAATTAATATTACAGCATCGGTTATTTTTTCGAGGCGAATGGAAACGTGCCACGTGGCCATGCTGTCTGGCCACTCTTGTTAAAATAAAACCGTTTGCTTTTTTTTTCCTTCGCCTTCGCTCCTATAAATACCCCTTCTCCTTCTTTCTTTTTCGTTTACGCAAACGCAAAAATGAGGGAAGATACCAGAGATTGTATTGGAGATTTTTGAATCTTTTGTACTCGAAGCCTTTACGTTTCCTCCTGTTTCTTGTAAGTCTTCTTCAATgtttcttccttcttcttcttcatcttgcatgtcacagTTTTTTGAAGTGTTTTAACTGTTCATAATTTCGTTGGATTTCGAAGGCATGAAACTCATAGTTGCTTTATTTAGCGATAGTTTATTATTTGTTGTGTTTTTGTGTCTATTTTGTATGAAAACGGGTAGGTTTTGTTTGATTTGTGTGCAAAAAATGTGTTTCTTGTTTCTGGTAACTTGGTTCGACTCAGGGGAAAAGCTACGGTGATCTTGATTTTCATGTTTCTATGTATATTTGTCTGTATATGTTGTAGATATATAGTTTGGTGTTTTGATTTGTATAGAAAGTGTTTCCAagtttgtttttgtttttgtggTTGGGTTT
It contains:
- the LOC141718079 gene encoding 2-methylene-furan-3-one reductase-like, which gives rise to MKAWVNEEYGASGSVLKFETEYNVPEINDDQVLVKVEAAALNPVDYKRMLGFFKGIDSALPHVPGYDVAGVVVKVGSKVKKLKEGDEVYGNVNETPLKNCKRSGTLAEFTAVEENLVAIKPKNLSFAEAASLPLALLTAYQGFELAEFTPGKSVLILGGAGGVGSLAIQLAKHVFGASKIVTTCSAGKIELVMSLGADVTIDYTKEQFEELPEKYDMVFDTVGACDKAVKVMKEDGKVVSIWGKVTAPGVSFLVTSKGSDLEKLNPYLESGKVTALLDPKSPFPFSQTVEAFAHLETGRAIGKVVIYPIA
- the LOC141718081 gene encoding peroxynitrite isomerase Rv2717c, with translation MIKAGGGGGAIHPAVEPLAYLLGTWRGQGQGGFPTISSFQYTEELHFSHPGNKPVIIYTQKTWKSNSGEPMHAESGYWRPKPDGSIEVVIAQSTGLVEVLKGTSNADDKVVKLRSELVGNASKVKEITRTFKLVDGELTYEVEMATGAVSLQPHLRASLKKL
- the LOC141718080 gene encoding 2-methylene-furan-3-one reductase-like; the protein is MKAWVNEEYGASGNVLKLESEYNVPEINDDQVLVKVEAAALNPVDYKRMLGFFKGIDSALPHVPGYDVAGVVVKVGSKVKKLKEGDEVYGNVNETPLKNCKRSGTLAEFTAVEENLVAIKPKNLSFAEAASLPLALLTAYQGFELVEFTPGKSVLILGGAGGVGSLAIQLAKHVFGASKIVTTCSAGKIELMMSLGADVTIDYTKEQFEELPEKYDMVFDTVGACDKAVKAIKENGKVVSIWGKVTAPGVSFLVTSKASDLEKLNPYLESGKVTALLDPKSPFPFSQTVEAFAHLETGRAIGKVVIYPIA